TTAGAAAtgatcaaacaaacaaaaaaagggtcTGGGGAGGTGAGGCCACTCGGAGAGGGcgtgggggggacatggggacccttctcccccggggggggggcagtgtggggacatggggaccctcATTATTCGGGGGGGGGGCAGTCTGGGGACAAGGGGACTCCCATCACCGCGGCGGGGGtcaccctggggacacggggaccctcATGGCTCAGGGCACAGAGCTGGGCCCCCCCTCCCTGCCGCGGCGGGGGtgtcccatgggtgctggggacCAGGacgcccccgtgtcccccccaccgGCGCCACGAGGGGTTTGGGCAGCACCAGGGGCTTGGTGGCCAGGGAGCGGTGcagggggccggggcgggggccccCGGGCGCCCCCCCCAGCGAGTGCATGCGGGCGAGCCCCCGGGCCAGGCCCGGTGGTCCCGCGGGCGGCCCCCCCAGAGAGTGTCTCTGTGCCaggggccgccggggcgggggggggctgtcggggggcaCGTCCAGGCGCCGGAGCGTCGCGtcgcggggggccgggggcaaCGGGGCGCCCGGCTGCACCCGGTTGGCGAAGGAGCCGGTGCCCGGGGGGGTCACCGGCcaccccgagccccccgccccgtgcagccgctgcagcagcagctcctccagggtggctttggggggggggcccggcccggggggctccGGGCGCCCCGGGGTGCCGAGGCGGGGGTCCTGGCCGCGTGTcccggccgggggctgcggggtggcCTCGGGGCTGGGCGGCTCGGGGGGGTCCCGCGGGCCCCCGGCCGCTCCCTGGGGCGGCAGCGCGGGGTAGAGGCGGGGGGCTGGCGGCtgggccggggcccggggggcggcggggggctccggggggcccttgggggcggcggggcggcggcaggaggcCCGCAGCAGCCCGGCGGCCAGGGCGCCCAGCGCGAAGGCGCCCAGCACGCAGCCCGccagcaccggcaccggcaccgccgccgcgcccggcccggcccgacgcACCCCTGCGGGAGCAGCCGTCAGCCCGGCACCCCCGCGGGGGGCCCGCACCCCCCCGGGCCCCTCCCGGTCCCTGGggtctccctccccacccccgggGTCCCTCCTGGTCCCTGGGGTCCCCCCGCCCCTCGTCTTTctcctgtccccagggtccctcCTGGTCTCTGGGGGTCCCGCTCctgtccctgggggtccccccacccTCAGGGTCCCTCCCGGTCCCTGGgggtctccccccaccccaaggtcCTTCTGTCTCCGGGGTCCCTCCTGGTGCCCGGGGTCCCTTTTCCACCCCCGGGGTCCCTCTTggtccctggggtccccccaccTCAGGTCTTTctcctgtccccagggtccctcCTTGTCCCCCTGGGGTCTCCCTCCCACCCTGGGGTCCCTTCCCGGTCCCTAGGGTCCCCCACCTCTGTGATCCCCCTCCCATCCCCGGGGTCCCTCCCAGTGGGTGTCCGGGGGGGACAGACGGGGTGTCACTGACCGTGGGCCAAGTCCCCGTCACCGTCCCCCGCAGCTGGTGCCTCTGTGAGAGCAGAGGGGGGGTCACCGCTGTCCCCCCAATGTCCTCCACATCCTCCGGTGTCACCCACACGTCCCCCCCGGTCACCTCACGTCCCCAGAGGTCCCCGCGGTGACACTCCATGTCCCCAAAtagtccccagtgtcccccccctTCACCTTGGCAGGTCCCGGCGGTCCCGAGGGATCCCTCCATGTCCTGCTCAAAGCCGCTCCTGGGGCacgtgggggggacacacatcaCCCGCCGTccccagtgtgtcccccccccgcgagGAAGGGACCCAGGAgatggcgggggggtgggaggagcCCCCGGCGGGGGTCACCGCGGGGGACACTTACGGAAGGTCCTCGGAGAAGGGgacgcagccccgggggggcagcCAGACGCAGTACGGGTCCCGGGCGGccaggcagctcctgggggggCAGGCGCCGGGTGCTGGAGCTGCCCTCGCACACCCTTGTGCCCTCGCACACTCCTGTGCCCTTGCACACCCCTGTGCCCTCACACACCCCTGTGCCCTCACACACCCCTGTGCCGTCGCACACCCTTGTGCCCTTGCACACTCCTGTGCCCTTGCACACCCCTGTGCCCTCACACGTCCCTGTGCCCTTGCACACCCCCGGCCCTCACACACCCTTGTGCCCTCACACACCCTTGTGCCCTCACACACCCTTGTGCCCTCACACACTCCTGTGCCCTCGCACACTCTCCCACCCCCCCGTGCTCTCACACGTCTCCACGCTCTTTGCACGCCCTTGCGCCCTCACACACGCTCTGTGCCCGCACGTGCCCTCGCACACCCTCGTGCTCTCACACATCCTCGCACGTCCCAGTCCCCGTGCCCTCGCGCATCCCCAGCCCTCGCACACCCTCGTGCTCTGCCACGTCTCCGTGCCCTCGCACACCCTCGTGCCCCGCCCGTGCCCCGCTCACCCGCGGCAGGCGCCGTGCCGGGCGCAGCGGCTCAGGGGCAGACGCACCAGGCACCCGGCGAAGGCGACGTAGAGCTCCCGGCCCGGCGggtgcagctccagccccagcacccgGCTGGCACCTCGCGGTCCCTGGCacctgcaccccccagcacccatcgTGActgcgccccccagcacccacggccCCCACCCGGCAGCACCCACCGGCACCCCCACGGCCCCAGGACACCCATCAGCACCCTACGGTACCGGCGTGACCCCCCCAGCGCCCCacagtgccccccagcacccccgtgGCACCCACACCACCACTGCGCCCATCAgtgcctgctgccccccagcacccgcagccccccccagcccccccagcccccggcacTCACCGCCCGGGGTCGTAGAGGCTgatctcctccagcagcagcgtCTCGGAGCCGGGGTccccggggtccccccgcccGCGGCTGTcgccggggggtgcgggggtgccGCCGGGGTGCTGGGTGGCCCCGAGGTGCCCCGTGGGCGCCAGGACCTTCAGCACCCGCCCGTCCTCGGCGCCCAGGAAGAGCACGGTCTGGttcccccgcggccccgcgcccgcgtCCACCGCCAGCTGCGTCAGCCTGCGCCCAGCGCACCCTCGCACGGGGCCTCGCACGGGGGCCCGCGCACCCACGTCTTACACACCCTCATGCGGCCTCGCACCACGGCTCCGCACGCCCATGCCCCAGGGCTTTGCACGCCCTTGCGCCGGGGCTTTGCACACCCTTACAGCAGGGCTTCGCACACCTGTGCACTGGGGCTTTGCACACTCATGCACCAGGGCTTTGCACGCTCATGTAACAGGGCTTTGCACGTTCATGCACCAGGGCTTTGCGTGCTCTTGCACTGGGGCTTTGCACACACGTGCACCAGGGCTTGGCACACGCATGCCCCAGGGCTTTGCACGCTCATACACCAGGGCTTTGCACATCCTTGCACCAGCCTTTGCACACACGTGCATCAGGGCTTGGCACGCCCTTGCACCGGGACCTTGCACACCCATGCACTGGGGCTTTGCATACTCGTGCACCAGGGCTTGGCACATCTTTGTCACCGGGCCTTCACACACCTTCACGTGGCCTTGCACGCCCCTCGCACCACGACCCCTCGTGCACCCTTGCCCAGGAACCTTCCACGAGGACCCTCCCTGCGCCGCCGCACCCGCAGGGCTGGGCGCTCCCctcaccccccgccccgcgcacccacaccctcctcgCACGAGCCACCCCCTGTCCCCGGGGCCACCGTGTCCCCGAGGGCACCCTGTCCCTGAGGCCACCCTGTCCCCGAGGGCACCGTGTCCCCGAGGGCACCCGTCCCACGCACCTGGCGCCGGTGCGGGTGAAGAGGGGCCGCCCGCCGGCGGGTGCCACGGCGCCGTGCAGCAGCGGGTGCTCCTTGGCGAAGGCCAAGGTCTCGTCGGGGAAGTCCCTGGAGGTGACGACGCCGGCGGCCGAGCCCGTCCCCGCGCAGCAGCCCGGCCTGCGGCACGGCCAGAGCTGGGGACCCGGGTGGCCACCGCAGGCCGGGGGGGGACACCTGGGTGTCGTGGGGGGGGTGGTACCTGGGCCGGGGCACCCTGTCCTCGGGCACCGGGGCCCAGGtgccggcggcgccgcggggctcAGCGAAGGGACCCTCGAACGCCCGTTCCACGTCCGCCAGGTAGAAGGCGCAGACGGCCGAgccggggatgctgcggggcggggcgggggtggCACCGGCGCGGGGGACACCCCTGTCCCCTCCCGGCGCTGACGGGCCGGCCTGGGTTTGGCCAGAGCCCCTCCGTGTGCCCACACCCCCTTCCCGTGTCTGTGTCCCTGTGTCCGGTCCCAGTGTCCCCATCacccgtgtccccacgtccccatcacccgtgtccccatgtccccgtgtctgtccctcccgtgtccccatctcctgtgtccccatgtccccactgAGCCCATCCTCATGTCCCTGTGTCTGTCCCTCCCGTGTCCCCAtctcctgtgtccccatgtccccactgAGCTCATCCTCATGTCCCCGTGTCTGTCCCTcccgtgtccccacgtccccaccgCCTCCatctccatgtccccatgtctgTCCCTCtcacatccccgtgtccccatctCCCGTGTCCCCAtctcctgtgtccccatgtccccactgAGCCCATCCTCATGTCCCCGTGTCTGTCCCTcccgtgtccccacgtccccaccgCCTCCatctccatgtccccatgtctgTCCCTCtcacatccccgtgtccccatctCCCGTGTCCCCACTGACCCCCTGCCCATGTCCCCACATCTGTCCCTCGCATGTCCCCATttccccacctctcctgtccccgtgtccctgcccACATCCCCCCCCCATGCTCCCCTGTGCACCCACAGCCCCGGGTCCCCTCGGCcacccctgtccccgtgtccccacgccctcaccccccgtgtccccgtgtccccgccaCCGTGCCTGTTGGGCTGGGTGCCGAAGAGGGCGAGGACAGCGGGGCGCCCGTGCAGGGCCCGGGGGGGCGTCACCGCCTCCAGGACGTCGAAGTAGAAGATGGCGTCGCCGGGGACGGCGCAGAGCAGCCGCACCTTCAGGAAGGACGTCCAGCGCCGCTCCAGCACCCGCGGGGACCCGCCCCGGTCATTGCGGCACACCCGCGCCACCCGCGCCACCACCACCTGCGCCGGCACCCAGGGGCGTCAGCACCCACGCGGACCCAGGACACTGGCACccgggcacccatgggtgtcagCACCCCAATAGCTATGGGAgttggcacccatgggtggcagCACCCAGGGACGCGTGGGCATCAGCAGccgggcacccatgggtgtcagCACCCCAATAGCCACAGGAattggcacccatgggtgtcagCACCCCAATAGCTATGGGAgttggcacccatgggtgtcagCACCCAGGGACACGTGGGCATCAGCAGCCGGGCACCCATGGGTGTGAGCACATGGATGTTGGTACCCAAGCACCCATGGGTGTGAGCACCCCAATACCCATGGGAGttagcacccatgggtgtcagCACCCACGGGGACCCAGGACATTGGCACTCAGGGGCGTCACCACCCAGGGACCCAGGACACTGGTACccgggcacccatgggtgtcagCACCCCAATTCCCATGGGAATTAGCAcccaggggtggcagcacccACGGGGACCCAGGACATTGGCACccgggcacccatgggtgtcagCACCCC
The nucleotide sequence above comes from Athene noctua chromosome 29, bAthNoc1.hap1.1, whole genome shotgun sequence. Encoded proteins:
- the SEMA6C gene encoding semaphorin-6C isoform X2 produces the protein MPGEPLPFLLLLLLLLLLGPGGAAAAFPRDLAARSTVGLAATAAYPRFGGLRGGPGPAPRGLDFQRMVRLNGSLLVAGRDHIYAFDLGQARGTLYPQRHLTWEARDRENCAMRGRRQDECHNYIRVLVPRDAGTLLACGTNAFSPLCRTYQVGSLAQEGEEVSGQARCPFDAKQSVVALFTDGSLYSATVADFQASDAVIYRSLSPGRPPLRTLKYSSRWLQEPHFVQALPYGPYVYFFFREVAVELSALGKVRLLCAVPGDAIFYFDVLEAVTPPRALHGRPAVLALFGTQPNSIPGSAVCAFYLADVERAFEGPFAEPRGAAGTWAPVPEDRVPRPRPGCCAGTGSAAGVVTSRDFPDETLAFAKEHPLLHGAVAPAGGRPLFTRTGARLTQLAVDAGAGPRGNQTVLFLGAEDGRVLKVLAPTGHLGATQHPGGTPAPPGDSRGRGDPGDPGSETLLLEEISLYDPGRCQGPRGASRVLGLELHPPGRELYVAFAGCLVRLPLSRCARHGACRGSCLAARDPYCVWLPPRGCVPFSEDLPSGFEQDMEGSLGTAGTCQEAPAAGDGDGDLAHGVRRAGPGAAAVPVPVLAGCVLGAFALGALAAGLLRASCRRPAAPKGPPEPPAAPRAPAQPPAPRLYPALPPQGAAGGPRDPPEPPSPEATPQPPAGTRGQDPRLGTPGRPEPPGPGPPPKATLEELLLQRLHGAGGSGWPVTPPGTGSFANRVQPGAPLPPAPRDATLRRLDVPPDSPPPPRRPLAQRHSLGGPPAGPPGLARGLARMHSLGGAPGGPRPGPLHRSLATKPLVLPKPLVAPVGGTRGRPGPQHPWDTPAAAGRGGPALCPEP
- the SEMA6C gene encoding semaphorin-6C isoform X1, encoding MPGEPLPFLLLLLLLLLLGPGGAAAAFPRDLAARSTVGLAATAAYPRFGGLRGGPGPAPRGLDFQRMVRLNGSLLVAGRDHIYAFDLGQARGTLYPQRHLTWEARDRENCAMRGRRQDECHNYIRVLVPRDAGTLLACGTNAFSPLCRTYQVGSLAQEGEEVSGQARCPFDAKQSVVALFTDGSLYSATVADFQASDAVIYRSLSPGRPPLRTLKYSSRWLQEPHFVQALPYGPYVYFFFREVAVELSALGKVVVARVARVCRNDRGGSPRVLERRWTSFLKVRLLCAVPGDAIFYFDVLEAVTPPRALHGRPAVLALFGTQPNSIPGSAVCAFYLADVERAFEGPFAEPRGAAGTWAPVPEDRVPRPRPGCCAGTGSAAGVVTSRDFPDETLAFAKEHPLLHGAVAPAGGRPLFTRTGARLTQLAVDAGAGPRGNQTVLFLGAEDGRVLKVLAPTGHLGATQHPGGTPAPPGDSRGRGDPGDPGSETLLLEEISLYDPGRCQGPRGASRVLGLELHPPGRELYVAFAGCLVRLPLSRCARHGACRGSCLAARDPYCVWLPPRGCVPFSEDLPSGFEQDMEGSLGTAGTCQEAPAAGDGDGDLAHGVRRAGPGAAAVPVPVLAGCVLGAFALGALAAGLLRASCRRPAAPKGPPEPPAAPRAPAQPPAPRLYPALPPQGAAGGPRDPPEPPSPEATPQPPAGTRGQDPRLGTPGRPEPPGPGPPPKATLEELLLQRLHGAGGSGWPVTPPGTGSFANRVQPGAPLPPAPRDATLRRLDVPPDSPPPPRRPLAQRHSLGGPPAGPPGLARGLARMHSLGGAPGGPRPGPLHRSLATKPLVLPKPLVAPVGGTRGRPGPQHPWDTPAAAGRGGPALCPEP